A part of Pristiophorus japonicus isolate sPriJap1 chromosome 15, sPriJap1.hap1, whole genome shotgun sequence genomic DNA contains:
- the pmch gene encoding pro-MCH, producing the protein MTTWVYTALFISALFSVEFSISSAKAVGQWEGGRVPENDFNREMLANVGGQAERPRSPGSFKPYQLLQLDKDLGFKVDPKTIRRPFNSASQRLFKVPLSLAEPMEEQLYFSAKRTDAVQASNQLEAFEKTEEGREANDGENGATLPVGKRDFDILRCMLGRVYRPCW; encoded by the exons ATGACCACCTGGGTTTACACCGCTCTCTTCATTTCCGCGCTGTTCTCCGTAGAGTTTTCCATTTCTTCGGCCAAAGCAGTGGGACAGTGGGAAGGCGGCAGGGTGCCGGAGAATGACTTTAACCGAGAGATGTTGGCGAATGTTGGAGGCCAGGCAGAGAGGCCAAGGTCTCCAGGCTCATTCAAGCCCTACCAACTTCTGCAGCTGGACAAA GATTTAGGTTTTAAGGTGGACCCCAAAACTATTAGACGTCCTTTTAATTCTGCAAGTCAAAGGTTATTCAAAGTACCTTTGAGCTTGGCAGAACCAATGGAAGAGCAGCTGTACTTCTCAGCCAAGCGGACTGACGCAGTTCAAGCATCCAACCAATTGGAAGCGTTTGAGAAGACAGAGGAGGGTAGAGAGGCCAACGATGGAGAAAACGGGGCCACCTTGCCCGTGGGCAAGAGAGATTTTGACA